The genomic window CTTTCAATATTCCAAAGtttaataacgattttaaacTCGTCGCTTCtggtaactattaatataataccgtCGTTTAAAACCTCGGTATAGCCATGGTATTGAAACGTTTCAATCaatatttgtgttaaaaaacCGTGGgcagtatattaataagttggcagttttataaatatgataatattttctaagccATAGGTACTTGTTTTTTGTGTAGGCTGAGATACTAAGACGCATATGCGAGGCCAAAAGTTCTTTTTATTTCCAAATACCAATCGACAATCAAAGTACGGTGATAAAGTTTTGGTCTTGAGAACAATCCTGTTCTGTtctgaaaattaataagtactgCTGGGacaaaacacataaaaaaaatactgtcagagagttttaaatacttattaaaaatgattgattGACACATTTTAAACtgggaatataatataacataatgttacaaaatgtataattttttttttcataataatatatactcgaaaatcaatttatttaaatccagCTATctgatgattttaaaataacgatacattttttttttcagatgatGCATATCTTAAGATGTCCATCGAGACTATCGAGGAACTGGATTGGTGTTTGGATCAATTGGAAACTATCCAAACACATAGATCAGTTTCAGACATGGCATCATCGAAGGTATGTAAAATCATACTTCACTGCATCTAAATCACGagttaaatgtatagtttttatattataatataaaatgtccaAGAAAATTGTCacatatttctttattaaaattgtagttcTCATGGATCTGAAAACCTCATTTTTTCTCAGTTAccatatgtaaaaatatatggtttgcttcaaagttaaaaaaataaaattatttatttcatttaaacatttatcatgtattttaattaatttattcgacATTATTAAAGCAATTATATATAAcgggtaaaaatataaaatatataggtacataacataatagtcCTAtccttttattaattatttaaaattcattttacttacatgttttatatatttttgtataattatagtattcatttttattgttttacccaataaattgatttactgtatagattttacattacacaaatatataaactaacatttgattttgagaatacaattttttaattcgagCGTAACGattcatgtattatttttacaatgatgacATCATTGTGACAACACATTGTGttcaactttaatttttagagtGGTTTtggatatataatttagttgattCTTAGGACGGTCACTAGAACAAATTATCAAGAGAAACTTTGTGAATTGTTGTGATTGAATATgtcgtttcattttttttttcatttttgtaaacTTTGGTGTAATTATTTCTACATTTtaccataattttaatgagATTTTAGATTATGTATCATTTCTCCATATATCTGTATTTTTCAGTAATACTACGGTTAATCATCActcacttattttaattattgtccattaataaaacatgttttcaTACACATTTCGTTATTCTcaataagtatacattatagtaggtattatacaatcatatttcaaatcatatcaaagttaaattgtatacatttttaagcgtTATATCGTAATATCATGGTTATATTgcagaatatttatattgagttcatcgtatatcatattaatattgatagatacaatgtatattataaattatactttttaaaatattttttgtcttcTTGTTGGTCTTACAACACTAAATTATTgcacatatttacatataaattatacaatttaagagTTAATCATTGTCAGGGTCTTAAACCACTTTTATAAGGACTGTAGtagttagataatatattatatagtagcgTTGTTAGTGGTGTAAATTTTTCCATTGTACAGTCGCTTTTCGATAATTGAAAACACTTTGTAAAATACAAACGTAAACGTAAACGGTTTCTTAATGATCTTCTTTTCGATAAGATAAATAGCAGTATGATTCCAATCACGTcacacaatacatatatatatattatatgccatacatatagatacatatatgatatgaAAAGCTATTATTCCCGATAGGTGTGCGTATGTAAACCTTATGAGTTATGTTTCTCTTTAATGggactaaatatatttaattgtgttgagaacattatattatactacaatattatagtaggcgAGCTAAGTGGAGTTCTCCCAAGTATTCGCAGATgttgcataataattaaattacataataagcAACTTGATATtgaaatgaatatatatatgtatcaaataaaatataaaattggtttATGCAAATTGTTTTGGAAAAGTGTGCAGCGGCAAACGGTTTTCGACAGCTACGGCTTGCATTAAAAATGCGAGATAGTACTCGAAATTAATGCACAAACTGTCCGGgaaaataatacaagaaatagaattctgttttttttttttgtattattattatttcctcgTGTACTAACCCCCGTGGACCTGCAGCATAAACACGGCCAATTTATACTCGCACACTCTGAAGCCAGCGCGAGGATAGCTAGACATTTCTCAAGTGGAAAATATCCAAGAAAtcgattttggttttttttccacgtaaattaaatttcccaTAACTCAACAGCGGTAGCGcattttatgtataggtatacatattcagtcatttttgaatacaaaggaaaagaaaaatatagcgAAAAATTGAAAGgacattatgaaaaatatatctgatgtgcatttttttttttattatacatagcatataatatagtaaatgatCATATAAAGCTTACTTTAATGCGCGTCAAGTTAACagaacacaatataaaaaaatattttgatagccTTAATATCTTACCTAAACCACCTCTATCAGTtcaaattcacaaaaaaatactaaatatgtactaatatttttaatatttatagttaaaaaagttatttaagtttaatgaattttaattataatatgtagctatgtgaaacattttattttatttttatatttatatattatattaactaaagcGCATTACgttttggtaattttattttttttaaacgaagtGCTTGAATTTCACTGAATCCTACaatggtttaatatattttattaggtatacttttaaaagggttgatttataaaatattatataacaattaattaattattaactgatattttgaaatttctcAAATACGaagtgattaatattaatttcaactaaaaatgtatagctgtttaattaaataaaatattttaaattatgttacagTTCAAAAGGATGCTTAACAAAGAGCTTAGTCACTTCTCCGAGTCTAGTAAATCTGGAAATCAAATATCTGAATACATTTGTTCCACGTTTCTTGgtaagtaattatattgataataatacatatattatattaagacaaCTCTGCAGTTCTGCTTCTTAATAATCGATTTTATACGACAAAAACTTCAGGAATTTTAGAACTGTACACGTGCATGAAACGTAAGTAAAAGTATGCCTTTGTTGCGTCTTTTACAGATAAACAACAAGAGCTGGATATACCGTCACTGCATACCGATGAAAACCAAGATGAAGGGCGGCAAACCTCTAATAAAGCGTCGTCGTCCTCCGGCGCGTCCAATTCACAATCCGGCGCACCGTCCAAGAAAAAAGACGTTAAATCCAAAGTGACGCCGATGTCGCATATATCGGGCGTGAAAAGGGCCTTATCGCACACAAACAGTTTTGCCGGCGAACGGCTACCAAAATTCGGCGTCGACACGCCCAAAGAAGAAGAATTGGGACACGTGAGTCaaaaatacgatataataaaattgcaatattatgatataatagtgTATGTTGCCCATACAATAATCGATCGAATCCGTGCGGTTGCATGGAGGGATGTAAGGACAGGTACGAAAACGAAATGGTTCGCCACGATGGTGGtagaattatttactataaaagtaataattaatattatttttaaacgtttctcataattttatccagaaaatattattttgatttaatcgaatgttttctaataataaattattattcattttataatttatattttataaatacaaatgttgAATGAATAAACGTTGTAAAAACCGCAGGTGGGGAGTAAAGTGTAATGAGATTTAAGATGGGTTTAGACAAATTTCtacgatacatttttaaaacgattaaacGTGGTCTGTTATTAACAGGGTTGGAATGTGTCTGAagcaaattgttttaaacatatgtttaaagcattttaaataaatggttttgctcaaaacattttatacgcGAAcctttaaaacgttttaatcaacattaaaaaaaaaaataaaaacataaaattctatacctagtaattttatctataaaatatacattttgtgtatAGATCACGATGTATTTAACCAACAAATGGGTTCACAATTcacaatcaatatttttaattttgttagtcCTTTCTTATACACTTCATAGTGTACCTATGTGTTACATTTGGAACATTTgtttgttgtatattaaaaaaaaaacttttaaaataaaaaacaaaaagttttcaacaacgaaattgttaaatgtttttataaataaaacgttagttttgtatattatttataaaaaacttgatttttCCAATCCGGGTTGTTTGATGCTAAAatcagtttataataaattgctaaataataaaatatacctactacacgCTACAATAGAGCCGTTGTTATATACCAGATTCaacgttatattaatatcgatcgttatattacataatgccATTTTCGGTGAAACAATTAGTAAGCTACCACCGTCGACAAtgacgtacctacctatattacaatatgccAAACTACCGTGTACGGTTACCATTATACCAACGAATATTTGTATTCTCGTTGAATATTGTTGTACACAACGTATCGATAGTTACAACGACCCTTCGTGGTTTCTCTTTCAGACTTTGGCCGAAATTGACAAATGGGGTATCGATATATTCCGGATAGCCGATCTGACCAACAACCGGCCACTGACGGCTATAGCGTACACCGTGTTCCAGGTAACaaccaacaacaacaacagtaataataacgacAGTAATGGTGGCGAGGAGGATGAGACTACGGCTAAGGGTAGTTACTACACTGCAGCTGTAGTCGCACCGCTCGTTTGCCACGCTGTTAACCGAACGGTTCTCGCTAATGGccgctatttatttttatcgttctCAGAACCGAGAGCTTTTGAAAACGTTCATGATTCCGGCTAAAACGTTTGTTGCGTTCATGATGACTCTAGAGGATCATTACGCCAAAGACAATCCTTTCCACAATAGCACTCACGCGGCGGACGTTGTCCAGTCCACCAACGTTCTGCTAAATTCGCCGGCTTTGGAGGTGAGCTGACTGCCAAAAACAGTCTCATACCACATATACccaaattcatattaaattatatcataatctgGAGCTTAATACATCGTGTGATGGTGCAATGATTatggtatattgtattaatgaacgattcttttttttttcagagtgTTTTTACTCCACTGGAAATCACTGCCGCCCTTTTCGCGGCCGCCATACACGATGTTGACCATCCCGGACTAACCAATCAGTTTCTCATCAACTCGAGTAAATagcacttaaaaaatataatacatatataatgcaCCCTAATGTGATTTTGAGTTGCGcaaatttttatgacatttgtCGTCCTTGTTTTTTTACGTAGGTTCTGAATTAGCTCTGATGTACAACGACGAGTCCGTGCTGGAAAACCATCATTTAGCAGTGGCTTTCAAACTTTTACAAAATGACGGATGTGACATATTCcagaatatcaataaaaaacaaaggCAGACTCTGAGAAAAATGGTTATCGACATGGTAAGACTTTAtcgatgttattttttatagtacgggtattataatagtaatacctaatttttattataaattattaacgttatttttcgtgatattttttaatcacttatAGGTACTTTCAACTGACATGTCAAAGCATATGAGTCTGTTGGCTGACCTCAAAACCATGGtggaaacaaaaaaagtagCCGGTTCCGGGGTACTATTACTGGACAATTACACCGACAGAATACAAGTAAATCATTTACCACTTCATtgacataaatacatatattaataaaaaacataagaatactatataaaacatatatttatataaattgtaatgctAAGCTGCAGTACAGAATCaagatatctaaaaatattttaatgtatgtatgtatacgtttttttataGGTCTTGCAAAACTTGGTACATTGCGCGGACTTGAGTAACCCCACCAAACCGTTAGAACTATATAAACGATGGGTAGACCTGTTGATGGAAGAATTCTTCCAACAAGGTGACAAAGAGCGAGAACAAAACCTAGACATCAGTCCGATGTGCGACAGGCATAGCGCTACGATAGAAAAATCACAGGTATAACGCAGACGGAACTTTAATAACGATTCCgaccaaattattaattgttattgtgttttttgcACGCAGGTTGGATTTATTGATTACATCGTGCACCCTCTGTGGGAGACGTGGGCCGACTTAGTGCATCCCGACGCCCAGGAAATACTCGACACTCTCGAAGAAAATAGAGACTGGTACCagagtaagtatataatataatacttttgtttCGTATGCGTATGAGGGATGTTCCCTCGAATGATacgcataattatataactatcgTGGTTATATCTGTTTTCGTTGTCAATACGATTATAAGTAACGCAacgtatctataaaatattctaagatCTAAGGTTTCGTTTTACGCGCAACAGGTATGATTCCACCCAGTCCGCCTGCCGACGAGTCCGAAGACCGCGAGAGCGGCGACGAAGATGATTCGAAACCCTCGGCTAGTGACCAGGACCCAAACATCAGGTTCCACGTGACACTTGAGGAAGGTGACGAAGACTCGGTGGCCGCAATGTGACGCAAACTAGTCGGCTGGTGTCGCAAGCTGGGCGAAAAAGTCAACTCCTGGTGGAGGACCAAGCAATGAGCAAAGCAATTAGCGGTTCATCTGGTCCCCGTcctggaaaaaaatttaaaaaatcacagCGCCCCTTGTCCCCAAGAATTACATGGTGTGTCCGTGTATCTGTGTGTATGCGTGTGCGTGTACGGATTCAATCCAAAACGCTTTTTTTTCtgtctatgtaaaaaaaaaaaacaagtttaaaaaaagataatgattaatgataataataaaagaaaaatgaaaaaaaaaattaattaactgcaAATTCCTTTAATCTCATttacatatagttataatataatatataaaacgcgaataaaaaaaaaacctttattattattattattattattattattattaataatttgatgtaattttgttgttatacatttaggtacgtattattaattattaattaatgttagcTTGTGTTGTTCGGAGAGAGAATTTGCtcgtttgtttgtttgtttgtttttattattattgaataccgTTTTCGTAGTTGTTCttcatttgatttttcaaataattatctttcttgtttagtcattattttaatatttattgatgttatagctgtttaataaaaagaaatgatGTTATACATaagaatatatacaattaactattgtaataattaatagttatattattaatcttatatCTTTTggacatataattttaagtaatataaacaaatgtatatcCCTGAAAATGAACCTAACCTGATTAAAATATCGTGTAACTAAGTAACGTGGgttttttcatattgtaaGAGATGGAGTTTTggctttgataatttttttatgtacatatatgtatttttttacttgtattattcaagttactataaacaaaacatatgcaacactttaatttagatttttaccatttccaaatatattttgatcttATTTACATTCATAGTTTGATATACTATTGGTACTCAAAGAAAtctgaaatcaaaaattatattcaaatctcgtaatttagaaattgggattttattcttttttaatatttgttgagtATGAATTATGAATCAATGGTAAAATAACTCTGATGTTTACAATCTTACCAAGTCGAAATCGAAATCTATAAATgactttaaactattttatcatcgttataatttttatatattttaacgttttcGTTTACTATTGTCTGTATATTGTACGACATGCACTAAAATGTCTCCAACAACTTTCGATTAAGACTGTGATTTTCGTTTACCTGCTTACTGCAATATTTACACGTTACTTTTTTCGGTTGGGTTCAtacatttttcgttttattctataaattcaaaaatatatattataattgcagATTCCATATAATTGTCAATTCACTTGCATTTCTCATCcgatagtattttatttattatttactatttaggtaTACTTGCAAATGAAATGTTACCTTTCTTTGTATTtacaaatgtgtatattatatttatatacatttgttggatatgataattattagtgtgtattcattttataatttaaacgacTAGTCAATTTTTcgcaaaatatttgtacaaattgtattaccCTCCCTGCCCCTTCATCtccatttttaagtttatttaatattcttatttctaAAAACCACGTTTGTCTATTGActgtctattttatataagcttGGTAATTCAGGGTCCCCGATTTTTGTCCAAATtcctatttactttttttatattatatatatacatatatattaatatattatgtatgtatatatatatatatttatttaatatataattaataataaatactaaacgtgtaaataatatacgtctcTTCCTATattacttgtaaaaaaaatacaatagatacatacacatataataccataatatctgtacaatatataatatatatatatatatttatatatatatatatatatgttctaTTTAAATTACGGAGAATATCTTTCGTGAGCCTTAgttattgtcatattattataatatcatctttTGCATCTGTTGATAACACACAtcctaattatataatattatataacaatacactATGGCCGTTTAGTGTGTACCACTTTGTTTGTTTCTAAAGGATCTAACGAGCGGtgcttaattaataatttgaatttaagaacaattttatttatctgtgTTGTATTCAAAGTTAAATGCACatcgagtatatatatatttatatattatatgaacataCATCATACGTGTCTGtatgtgtttataaaaatatatatatttacataaatattattattattattattatgattattattattattatgtctatagGTCTGTAATTTTGTACCAAATAGATCGaataaaatatggaaaacTCGGTACAATATATTGgtgttgataatttatactagtgtttatgttatatattattattaatatttaaactgcaGTTAAGCAATCCTCAGTCATTTGCATTTCAATCCGAAGGAAACGTGCCAATTTCGGACCAAATACGTTTCAAAGTTCTTCCGTTGTTGCCAATGAGCGCCATGTCGTGTTCGTAGTAAAAAATCATGATCCTACAGAaacgaaaaatgtatatataattagtgtTGTAAAATCATTTCTTGTTGCATTAATTCAACagaaactttatttaaaaattataataataaaaaaaaaaaacaataattagtaGCAAAGGTCTATGTGATTtccatgatattatttaacaatatcaaagcgttgatatatttttttatagagttgtgattataataatattacagcatGAACATCGAGTCACTgagtaattttgataatttttcagCATAAAACATGTCTTAGTgaatgttataaacttataaataacaaacagCTGTAGCGAAACCGTACATCAAATACCAATGCGTAGGattagacaataatattaatattaatattctactcAAACTAAATCTTTTGTGGACACTTTTTGAAAACGCGTGTCCgttgatattttgtaatatcatGTGTGTTAATATCGTTTGACGCCACTTTCAAACATATGTATGATAACAGGCATTGCTTACATCTCACTGTCTTATCACTGACCGAATTTTGATCGAACATCAGTGGTCATAAAACGGcaagtacaaataaattaatataatttttttgataatcgcTCACAACGGCGGTGTGAAGGTGAGAACTACACTCGTGTATAATGTTAATGTTGTGTTTTATAGAACAGATAGTTGGACGTTGTGACAAGTacctaatagttaataatatgcatCGGTAAGCACCAACGAGTGGTATACTATTGAATAATCATTATGAGAGCAAATAGAGataaatcgaaataaaaaaaaaacttttacgtATAGTTGTGTTAATCGTTtatgtaatgatattatattcactaaaTAATAGTGTAACGGCAATATTTTGtgacattataattatcactGTTAtcagtattatcattataggttaaatatttacccatcatattcattaaatatttatttaatatgtacttaatgaTTTGATAATTTCAAAGCCTTTTTTTGAAAcccacttattttataatacgcaataatattgtgttgtacATAGATCAAATAGATCATGTATTATTGGCTTTACAGGCGTCATATATATGGTGTTGGAAATAATCCtctacaaatatatttcatagtcGAGCCAGAGGTTTCATAGTTCTGCCGTTCTGCGAGTGCTTACTACCGCCTACCGAGTATTTCaaacacaattaaatattaacatgatACTATGTGTAAATGTTGcagataaaactaatttttatctgtgtcgttgaagtataaaatatgtacctatggtaataattaacaatatacagCACATGTCAAAAGTCCCGTATTACCCTTATAAAATATCCATAACTAAACAATACGTCTAAATACGGGTTTTTCAACCAcaatatattagaaataatatatgcccaaaaatttaaacagtgAATGGTTcgctaacaaaaaaaaaaataataaataaatctatactaAAATGTCATGCTCTCACAGTGATACTTTATAGGGATacggtacttatattattttatactaaaaaaattaatctataagcattcaaaattttacgaacataataataataataataaactcccATCATATAcgacaaaaaaaagaataattttaacaattaacagtaataatttatttataaaactgttttataatatataacataatatactctttttaattttaccgaGGATAgaaaaaccacaaaaaaaaaaacacggcTACCTCACACTGACACATAATATTAGGATATTGCCTACCTCATTGATAAaccgttttgaaaatatttttgtcaagaGATCCAacctatattatgaattttaattatgattaaaaagttcaaatggaacttatattaatagacTGGTCATCCCTATATTACTTTAACACTACGCGTCGTGAATCAATATAAAGAGCATGATTGTGACTGATTGACCGATGCACGCACgcagctatatattataatgtataattaattctaaGTTGTATAGCATAAACTACCACCAGCGCTCTCTGTATTACGAATCCGATTTGAATTAACAGGACATGTCAATTAGTAAAAGGACTATATAGCTGTTTTTCGACATTGTAATAGTGT from Aphis gossypii isolate Hap1 chromosome 1, ASM2018417v2, whole genome shotgun sequence includes these protein-coding regions:
- the LOC114131724 gene encoding cAMP-specific 3',5'-cyclic phosphodiesterase isoform X9; translation: MANLRVSTEDLLDDGPQCYARAKKKDSDARRRRGWTVVIGRELRFDVENGAGTSPGRSPLDGGGTSPSAGLVLQNLPQRRESFLYRSDSDFEVSPKSMSRNSSIASERLKETEAILERSTHGEDLIVTPFAQILASLRSVRNNFLSLTNVPSQKSRRSSGAAGNSTPQSRVVNPGDDAYLKMSIETIEELDWCLDQLETIQTHRSVSDMASSKFKRMLNKELSHFSESSKSGNQISEYICSTFLDKQQELDIPSLHTDENQDEGRQTSNKASSSSGASNSQSGAPSKKKDVKSKVTPMSHISGVKRALSHTNSFAGERLPKFGVDTPKEEELGHTLAEIDKWGIDIFRIADLTNNRPLTAIAYTVFQNRELLKTFMIPAKTFVAFMMTLEDHYAKDNPFHNSTHAADVVQSTNVLLNSPALESVFTPLEITAALFAAAIHDVDHPGLTNQFLINSSSELALMYNDESVLENHHLAVAFKLLQNDGCDIFQNINKKQRQTLRKMVIDMVLSTDMSKHMSLLADLKTMVETKKVAGSGVLLLDNYTDRIQVLQNLVHCADLSNPTKPLELYKRWVDLLMEEFFQQGDKEREQNLDISPMCDRHSATIEKSQVGFIDYIVHPLWETWADLVHPDAQEILDTLEENRDWYQSMIPPSPPADESEDRESGDEDDSKPSASDQDPNIRFHVTLEEGDEDSVAAM
- the LOC114131724 gene encoding cAMP-specific 3',5'-cyclic phosphodiesterase isoform X2, with the protein product MTSKNDKSPSASDSLRITSLHSTGSKSVDDNESRQDKASLSAVKWHSAPTTGPEHGRSSSPSSASKSAPGTATTELSVAGGGGGGWRSLQRQKVVTAAPTLEDDEDGRPQVTAATPADADRSPRKRSAAVRRGYSCQEPCAARRPMTMNTCGCVAVGGVGGAITAAGENRRRWLSADTSGGGHAVAGTSRSMECLPSPQPPSTPQHLHHRTSFIMAADDRKSLDSCLDDVGATAAAAEMADRRRGMFASTRTSVPSHLSLALPSCERRLTILSPHTHTPSTPAAFYSSSSSTETAWHFCTSSTATAMSSSASFASHHSTGAGAASTASGNACGGRPRKKCRPGMVLPRLVLPGSSDLDIFSHFDVENGAGTSPGRSPLDGGGTSPSAGLVLQNLPQRRESFLYRSDSDFEVSPKSMSRNSSIASESHGEDLIVTPFAQILASLRSVRNNFLSLTNVPSQKSRRSSGAAGNSTPQSRVVNPGDDAYLKMSIETIEELDWCLDQLETIQTHRSVSDMASSKFKRMLNKELSHFSESSKSGNQISEYICSTFLDKQQELDIPSLHTDENQDEGRQTSNKASSSSGASNSQSGAPSKKKDVKSKVTPMSHISGVKRALSHTNSFAGERLPKFGVDTPKEEELGHTLAEIDKWGIDIFRIADLTNNRPLTAIAYTVFQNRELLKTFMIPAKTFVAFMMTLEDHYAKDNPFHNSTHAADVVQSTNVLLNSPALESVFTPLEITAALFAAAIHDVDHPGLTNQFLINSSSELALMYNDESVLENHHLAVAFKLLQNDGCDIFQNINKKQRQTLRKMVIDMVLSTDMSKHMSLLADLKTMVETKKVAGSGVLLLDNYTDRIQVLQNLVHCADLSNPTKPLELYKRWVDLLMEEFFQQGDKEREQNLDISPMCDRHSATIEKSQVGFIDYIVHPLWETWADLVHPDAQEILDTLEENRDWYQSMIPPSPPADESEDRESGDEDDSKPSASDQDPNIRFHVTLEEGDEDSVAAM
- the LOC114131724 gene encoding cAMP-specific 3',5'-cyclic phosphodiesterase isoform X4, yielding MLAALTVYRVRLREWLREVSASGNYRAAAAAAATDTAVDTMADTTADTTAAADDTGTMDRENGTAAAAQPAATATAVKQPPPVPSSPPPPHPSRSVSSDDRPQPLYRPPVDAVEEEYIATVLASMPEDMPLPPLAYTRRRSSSKTHTRLYRIRLPPKPRRAKSFDVENGAGTSPGRSPLDGGGTSPSAGLVLQNLPQRRESFLYRSDSDFEVSPKSMSRNSSIASERLKETEAILERSTHGEDLIVTPFAQILASLRSVRNNFLSLTNVPSQKSRRSSGAAGNSTPQSRVVNPGDDAYLKMSIETIEELDWCLDQLETIQTHRSVSDMASSKFKRMLNKELSHFSESSKSGNQISEYICSTFLDKQQELDIPSLHTDENQDEGRQTSNKASSSSGASNSQSGAPSKKKDVKSKVTPMSHISGVKRALSHTNSFAGERLPKFGVDTPKEEELGHTLAEIDKWGIDIFRIADLTNNRPLTAIAYTVFQNRELLKTFMIPAKTFVAFMMTLEDHYAKDNPFHNSTHAADVVQSTNVLLNSPALESVFTPLEITAALFAAAIHDVDHPGLTNQFLINSSSELALMYNDESVLENHHLAVAFKLLQNDGCDIFQNINKKQRQTLRKMVIDMVLSTDMSKHMSLLADLKTMVETKKVAGSGVLLLDNYTDRIQVLQNLVHCADLSNPTKPLELYKRWVDLLMEEFFQQGDKEREQNLDISPMCDRHSATIEKSQVGFIDYIVHPLWETWADLVHPDAQEILDTLEENRDWYQSMIPPSPPADESEDRESGDEDDSKPSASDQDPNIRFHVTLEEGDEDSVAAM
- the LOC114131724 gene encoding cAMP-specific 3',5'-cyclic phosphodiesterase isoform X8, with the protein product MSSPSSQSSSSSPTRSCRDAAARTVVTHHHRRRSLTVAAGAATSAAAAATAMESPTISSPPASADGPRRRGSSSAGGTVFKFGALGISGSASVSAMCDAANGPASASAVVGGSGSPGAQAGKLPRTLSTSVLRIKHRSSFWDKFWEQRSKRDFHGEDLIVTPFAQILASLRSVRNNFLSLTNVPSQKSRRSSGAAGNSTPQSRVVNPGDDAYLKMSIETIEELDWCLDQLETIQTHRSVSDMASSKFKRMLNKELSHFSESSKSGNQISEYICSTFLDKQQELDIPSLHTDENQDEGRQTSNKASSSSGASNSQSGAPSKKKDVKSKVTPMSHISGVKRALSHTNSFAGERLPKFGVDTPKEEELGHTLAEIDKWGIDIFRIADLTNNRPLTAIAYTVFQNRELLKTFMIPAKTFVAFMMTLEDHYAKDNPFHNSTHAADVVQSTNVLLNSPALESVFTPLEITAALFAAAIHDVDHPGLTNQFLINSSSELALMYNDESVLENHHLAVAFKLLQNDGCDIFQNINKKQRQTLRKMVIDMVLSTDMSKHMSLLADLKTMVETKKVAGSGVLLLDNYTDRIQVLQNLVHCADLSNPTKPLELYKRWVDLLMEEFFQQGDKEREQNLDISPMCDRHSATIEKSQVGFIDYIVHPLWETWADLVHPDAQEILDTLEENRDWYQSMIPPSPPADESEDRESGDEDDSKPSASDQDPNIRFHVTLEEGDEDSVAAM